The following proteins come from a genomic window of ANME-2 cluster archaeon:
- a CDS encoding type II toxin-antitoxin system VapC family toxin: protein MKASGRLAVDTNAVIAYREGISEVCTFIDEADVIILPVTVLGELLYGALNSAKTEKNEQVIQKFAAYSLVMQVDEAVATLYAKVRFNLKKNGTPIPENDIWVAAACLELEVPLLSRDGHFKHVEGLDVYNW from the coding sequence TTGAAGGCGAGTGGTAGGTTAGCTGTTGATACTAACGCTGTAATCGCCTACAGAGAAGGTATTTCTGAAGTCTGTACTTTTATAGATGAAGCAGATGTAATTATTTTACCAGTTACTGTTCTGGGTGAACTACTTTATGGCGCTTTAAATAGCGCAAAAACTGAAAAGAATGAACAGGTTATACAAAAATTCGCAGCGTATTCCCTTGTTATGCAGGTTGATGAAGCAGTTGCTACACTTTACGCCAAAGTGCGTTTCAATCTTAAAAAAAACGGAACTCCTATTCCTGAAAATGACATATGGGTTGCAGCAGCATGTTTGGAGCTCGAAGTTCCACTTCTCAGCCGGGATGGTCACTTTAAGCATGTTGAAGGATTAGATGTTTATAACTGGTAA
- a CDS encoding antitoxin family protein, whose amino-acid sequence MTKAIEVVYEDNVFKPLGPVEGLKEHERMVAIFSPRPVKKGLHDIVGTMTHDEAIAMQKLIDEEFEKIEGEW is encoded by the coding sequence ATGACAAAGGCTATAGAAGTTGTTTATGAAGATAATGTTTTTAAGCCTCTTGGACCTGTTGAAGGTCTTAAGGAACATGAGAGAATGGTAGCGATATTTTCCCCACGTCCTGTCAAAAAAGGTTTGCATGATATAGTTGGAACAATGACACACGACGAAGCTATTGCAATGCAGAAACTTATTGATGAGGAGTTCGAAAAAATTGAAGGCGAGTGGTAG